Below is a genomic region from Rhododendron vialii isolate Sample 1 chromosome 5a, ASM3025357v1.
TGAAGAACTAGTTGAATAACAAAACTTCGTCTGTTCGGTGTATCATTTTCGTTTGCcgtttttgtttcaaatttctGAATTTTGTTAAGAAATACGCTTAATCCTAGAGTTTGTTTTCAGATTTTGTCTCTGTTTGAAATAGGAcggtgattttcacactccctatTTTACCATtcgcactctttttttttgtccttattcatgcATATTTGCTTTGTTATCCTTTCATAAGTTCATTTTTAACACATGAAAGGGCAATATAGTCAATTCAcatcaaataaagaacaaaatgagTGTAGATGGTAAAAGGAAAGTGTCAAAATTAATTCCCTTGTAAATAAAACCTTTTGGTCAGGAAACACCAATATTACTTATTCAATTCTCGAAAActatttcaaatcaaaatagaAATATGGAAAGGGTGTTACAGTACAACTCTCAGGTTCAACAACCCCCATAGCCAACAATTATTGTCTTATTGGGCCACCTTACCCCATGCGAAAGCTTGCATAAAAGTCATGGGATGAACAGATCAATCTCAGATACTTGTAAACTAGCTAAGACACCTCTATCACCGAAAGAACTATTAAAAAATGGAGATGGCCAATTAAAACAAGAAATATGTTAACCGCTGTCCGTTAGGCATAGAATAATGGTACAAAGTATATagatatgaagaaaaaaaatgcattgataTCCGTAAAATCTACAGTGATATTCAAACTTGTTTGTTCGTTGTATATTTATTATCCTCCACCCACCGCCTAGCAAGACCGTGTACTAATGCTACTCCTGTGTATTGATTTTGGATACGATTGTATTCGGATCGTTCCCCGTTTGATTATGGTTCAACATTGAAACTCTGTTTGCGACTAATGTTATACACATCACTCCGTATAGCTCATCAACTAATTTCGGGCTGCACAATAATTCTTGGAGTCACCATTGAATGtcacaaattttgaaatattttgaatCGTTGGTGGCAGGACTGTTCCGGCTCGGATTCGGCTTTCGGGATGTTACCTCCACTACAAGGCCGACGGGTCCCAGATTTCGAGGCTGGAGTTGCAGCACAAGACCTGCAGCGACTCCAAGGCGGCTTCCGATGGATTCGAAGGGGTGAGGGACGGTGCTTTCGCGGCGGTTGTGAGCGGCGTCATGGGCGGCAACGGATTCTGCGACATGAGCTATGAGTCAATGCATGTGACTGCACAGTGTCAAGGGAATTTGGAAAGCTGTGATTGCGGCGAGTGCGTTGCCAGTGCAGTGCAAATTGCCCAGGATGAATGTGGGGAGTCCATTTCGGGAGAAGTGTATCTGGACAGTTGCTTTATGATCTATAGCTATGATGGGATTAATGAGATTCCTGGCAACTCAAACGGAGGCAACGGAGGTACGTACCGATTAGTAGCTgtatcgttcattttgttcagcTCGTCAAGTTTGATTCGTGACCGAGATATGACACTGATCGGCCATTGATAAAGACATGAATGAAACATGTTTGCCTCCAAGATTTTGTCTATAATAGTAGTTAAATTGATTCAAGATTAACTTGTTCTGTGAAATGTGAAGCAGTTTAATTACGGATCAAACTTGAATTGGTTTGAAATATTCCAAAATGTCTGAATGAGTGCTAGAGCTGCAATTGCAAATGAACTGAGCTGCTCGTGAGCAGCTcgtggctcggctcgttaaagCTCGGCTCCACTTGTTTAGTGATCAAGCTGAACCCGAGCTCAAGTTTTAGGATCGTTTACTAAAGAGCCGAGCTCAACACTCAAAACCCTTGGTTTGCTTGCAAAAGCTAAGCTCGTTTTAtaggcttggctcgtttaaagAAGATTGTTACGTAAATTAAccaggctcggctcgttaagggctcAGTTCAAGTTttaggctcatttagtaaacaagccaagctcgagcactataaagctcggctcgtttgcaccctTACTGAGTGCTGACCAAATATATTTGCCGAAAACAGTATTTTAGTTTTCTCAGTTCCCACATCATATAAAACAATGTGTGTGTTGCTTGGTGATCAACAAAATTTCCTTACTCTATCCAAAAACTCTTTTTCCCCACAAAACCTTGGTAACAAACTTGCATATTGTTTGTCTTGTTGTCTTCTGTCTTAAAAGGTACTTTTGGAACAAGAAACATTGGTTCAGGGAAATTTGTGGCAATTGTTGGCGGAGGAGCAGTAGCAGTCGCTTTCGCACTGTTTTTCTTCTACTTCTGCAAATCTTCGAGAAGGAAAAGCGACGGTAAGTACATACTGTTTCATAAATTCCGCCTTTTAAGTGCAACGAAATCCAGTGTAATTTGCACCCCTAGATTACTAGTACTTTAGATCATGTTTCTTCAAGTCCTTCTGTTATGTTGTTCAGCTACGTAAGCGAA
It encodes:
- the LOC131326512 gene encoding plasmodesmata-located protein 3-like, which codes for MYISSSKSCCYLLSLALLFFSCFANNLSISTDPNLHDLVYKHCASHISAIPTAGSLPEILSSLFRELVEQSSVSKFYETSVGDDDIAVSGLFQCRSDLGVDQCFDCVNRLPEMSSALCGRTVPARIRLSGCYLHYKADGSQISRLELQHKTCSDSKAASDGFEGVRDGAFAAVVSGVMGGNGFCDMSYESMHVTAQCQGNLESCDCGECVASAVQIAQDECGESISGEVYLDSCFMIYSYDGINEIPGNSNGGNGGTFGTRNIGSGKFVAIVGGGAVAVAFALFFFYFCKSSRRKSDDL